The stretch of DNA CAAACGCTCAAAGCCGAGGGCGACGAGCAGATCGGTATCGATATCATCCGCAAGGCAACCGAAGAGCCGCTGCGTCAGATCTCTGGCAACGCCGGTTTCGAAGGCGCCATCATCATCGAAAAGGTTCGCGCCAACGCGGACCCCAATTTCGGCTTCAATGCCGCTACTGGCCAGTACGAAGACCTGGTGAAATCCGGTGTCATCGACCCGACCAAAGTCACCCGCTCCGCTCTGCAGCACGCCGCTTCAATCAGCGCTCTCATGCTGACCACCGAAGCAATGATCTGCGAAATCCCGGAGAAGAAGGCGCCTGCTGGACCTCCCGGCGGCCACGGGCCGGAGATGGATTACTAAATCCGTCGAAGCCAAATTAAAAAGAAAAAGCCCGCCTGGCAGCAATTTGCCAGGCGGGCTTTTTTCTTTGTCCGGATCGCGATCAGCGGCGCGTCTTCAACTCTTCTTCGGCGGCGTCCCAATCAATTTCCGGAGATCCATCCGGGCACCCGCGCTGATGCCAGCGATGATAGGCCCGCGCCGAAACCTCGTCTCGGCTGGCCGAGCTGGTTTTCGCCAAGTTGCTTTTCGTGTCGAGCTGAAGACTCGCGTCCTCTTCCGCCGCTGTCCCGCTGCGAGGCGTAGTTCCGGTGCTCCGCGGTCCGGAAACAATACTAGGTGCTGGGGAGCTGCCCGTGGCGCCAGGCGTTACGTAAGTAGAGCCAGCTCCGGCTCCCGCCCCAGCTTCTACTCCTGACGTATCCACGCCTCTCGAACCCACAGACAAATCCGCGTTCCCTGCGATTGTGTCGTTGATGCTCAAGCCGCTACGAGGTTTCTTTAAACGCTCGTCCGCCCGTTCTTCAAGATTTTCTTGTTTTACTCTGGTTTCAGCCACAACTCGTGGCCCTCCTTTGGATGGGACGACAAATCCGCGATATTGGCAGCCTAGGTCTTCTTCGAGGTTTTTTTCGTCGAGGACTTGCGTTTGCTCGCCTTGCGTTTCGTTGGAGAAGAGGGGATATCGGCCCCCGAGCGGCGCGCCTCGCTCAACCCGATTGCGATCGCCTGTTTCCGGCTCTTCACTTTTTTGCCGCTCCGCCCCGACTCCAGTTTGTGGTGCTTGTATTCATCCATCGTGCGCTTCATCTTCTTTTTCACGATGCCCTTCGAGCGTGGCGTTGAGCCCGAAGATGTCTTCTTCTTGGTTGCCATGTGAGTTCTCCCTGCACTTGGGAGCGGCCGCGGAACAAAAGGTTTCAGCCAAATGAATTCAGCCGGCCCGCTGCCGGATGCGCGCAACTGCGAAAAGCGCACCCGCCATCAACAGCCACATGGACGACGGCTCCGGCACGGCGGTCTCCTGAATATCCACGTTGTCGACCCCCAATTGGAAAGTAAACACGTTGTCCGTCTCGGCGAACCGCAGCATTAACGGCGTGTTCAGATGACTATTCAGCAGCGTGGTGATGTCGGAAGCGTGGTGGCTATATCCGGACACCAGCGCATCGCCGGTCGTGGTTTGGAACAGGTTCATCAGCAGGTCGGCCGCCGACACGCTGAACGGATCCGCCCCTCCCGCAAGAATGTCCACGCGCGCCTGTTGATTGAGGGTCGGCGTCGCAAAGTCGAGGCTATTGGACGTGGAAAAAGCCGCCGCCCGGTTTCCAATGAACAGGTCGAAGCTCAGGACAGACTGGGGAACCGGCGCAGTCACCGTGAAGGTCTGGTAAAGCACATGAGCGCCAGGCCCTTGCGCGTCGGTCATCGCGGCTGTAGAACCTCCGGGGGGCGCAGGCACCGCCGTCCCATTCACCGGACTCACCATGCCGGTTTGCAAGGCGAAGGTCCCATCGCTCCCGGCTTGATCGGCTCGTGTCCAACCGGCAAATCCGGATTCGAAACCGCCGTTATTGATAGAAGCCGCCGGCGCACGAAATAATAGCGCGCAGGCAAGCGTTGCCGAAAACCTGATAAATAGCTTCATACATTTCCCCCTTATGGCTTCCTGCTGATCTGGTAGATGGCATTGTCCGTCAACGACACTACGTAAAGCTTCCCGTCTGGACCCTGCTCGATGTCGGGTGTCGTCCCGAAGCCTTGGCCGATCAGCAGAGTTTCACTCTCAGTGCCCTCGAATTTGTTCGCGCGAAATAAATTGTCCGCAACGGTATCGGCCAGCCTCGGGTCGGCGCTCACGTCAACATGCATCCGGTCCGCCGTGAGACGCAAGCGGTACAAGCTGCCGCCGGTTCCACCCACCTGCTGGAAGCTCCGCGCCGAACCAATCCACAACGTGCCATCATATTCCGCTCCCAGCGCGGCGCCCTGCACAAAGGTGGCACCCGCCGGCCCAATCTCGTATAACCAGCTAAATTCCGGATCTCGGTACACAGCGCCGGGAAGCATGAACATGCGGGATTGAGCTAAAGCCGGCGTATAGGCAACCCGCGTTGGAGGATAACGGACCTGCTGCAGATTACT from Terriglobia bacterium encodes:
- a CDS encoding TCP-1/cpn60 chaperonin family protein, translated to QTLKAEGDEQIGIDIIRKATEEPLRQISGNAGFEGAIIIEKVRANADPNFGFNAATGQYEDLVKSGVIDPTKVTRSALQHAASISALMLTTEAMICEIPEKKAPAGPPGGHGPEMDY
- a CDS encoding DUF6496 domain-containing protein, translating into MATKKKTSSGSTPRSKGIVKKKMKRTMDEYKHHKLESGRSGKKVKSRKQAIAIGLSEARRSGADIPSSPTKRKASKRKSSTKKTSKKT
- a CDS encoding PEP-CTERM sorting domain-containing protein, with product MKLFIRFSATLACALLFRAPAASINNGGFESGFAGWTRADQAGSDGTFALQTGMVSPVNGTAVPAPPGGSTAAMTDAQGPGAHVLYQTFTVTAPVPQSVLSFDLFIGNRAAAFSTSNSLDFATPTLNQQARVDILAGGADPFSVSAADLLMNLFQTTTGDALVSGYSHHASDITTLLNSHLNTPLMLRFAETDNVFTFQLGVDNVDIQETAVPEPSSMWLLMAGALFAVARIRQRAG